GTGTTTGCGAGCAAGCTTGTCAATGAGCATAAACCCGACATTGTGTCGGGTTGATTCGTAACGCGAACCGGGATTTCCTAATCCTACTATTAGCTTCATAATGTTTCGGCCACACATACGGCAAATTTGTTAATTTGCCGTAGTATGCCCGCAATGCAGATTTCAGAAATTCCGAATTACTTTTTCTCGGGTGCTTTTTCACCCTCGCCGGCAACTTCTTTACCTTTAGCGATAACTTCAGGTTCCGTCGGAGCGGCTTGTGCTTCTGCAAGAACGGATTCAAGAGCTTTCGGAATAACAACCGTACAAACGGATTCGGAAGCCGGGTTGAGGATAGTAATATTGGGATAATTCAGATCGCGAATGTGAACCGCATGGTTGAGGTCCAAATCGTCAATTTTCACTTCAAGGTGAGCCGGGATATCATTGGGCAGACATTTGATGTGAAATTCCGTCATATCGTGTTGGAAAATACCGCCCTTGGTACGAACACCGATGGGCGAACCGATGAAAACGATCGGTACGTACACGTCAATCGGACGATCCATACGAACCGCCATGACGTCCACATGCACTAAACGACCGGTTACGGGATCTTTGTCAAAATCACGAACAATGACGCGGTGTTCCTTGCCATCGATCGTAATCGTGGCGAGCGTGTGTTCTGTCATCAAAAATTTAGCGAGCGACATCGCATCAAGCTGGATCGAGACATTTTCTTGGCCGTAGCCATAAAAAACGCCGGGTACTTTTCCCTGCTTGCGGGCATGCTTCGCACTGTGCTTTCCGGCCGGACGCCGTTCCGCTGTCAGAGTGGTTTCTTGCATGGTATCATCCCCTGTTTTTTAGGTGATTATTAGATAATCCGTACAACCGTTGTACGAACTGAATTTTTTAATTAAACAAAACGCTGATGGATTCCGCTTTATGAATTCGCGAAATCGCTTCGGCAAACACGTGTGTTACCGAGAGAATTTCAATTTTTTCGCAGCTTGCCCGCATCGGAATGGTATCGGTTGCAACGACCTTTTTGATGGGCGAACGCATGATTTTTTCGATGGCGTTACCGGAAAGGATCGGATGCGTACAAGCGGCATATATATCTTGCGCGCCGTGTTCTTTGAGAGCCGAAGCCGCTTGAGTCAATGTCCCCGCGGTGTCAATCATATCATCGATAAGCAATACATCACGCCCTTCGACGTGGCCGATGATATTCATGATTTCAACCGAATTGGCTTTCGGACGACGCTTATCTATGATGGAAAAATCCAATTCCAATCGTTTGGCATAAGCGCGAGCCAGTTTGACGCCGCCCATATCCGGTGAAACAATGACAGCATCTTTTTTCAAGATCCCGCGCCAGTATTCCGTCAATACCGCCGAGGAATACAAGTGATCCATCGGAATATCAAAAAAACCTTGAATTTGTGCGCTATGCAAATCCATCGTCAAAATACGATCCACACCGGCCGTTGTAAGCAGATTGGCAACGAGCTTCGCCGTGATCGGCACCCGAGGTTGATCTTTACGGTCTTGACGCGCGTAACCAAAATATGGAATGACAGCTGTGATACGAGCCGCCGACGAACGTTTGGCGGCATCAATCATGATCAGAAGTTCCATCAAATTATCGGAATTGGGAAATGTAGGCTGAACAATAAAAAGATCTTTACCGCGCACGTTTTCATCATACTTTACAAAAATCTCACCGTCACTGAAGTTGACGATTTCGACTTTGCCGAGGTAGATATTGAGTCGTTTGGCGATACCTTCTGCAAATACACGATTGGCACGGCCGGAGACCAGCATGATGTCGTACTTCATCTCAACCATAACACGCCTTTTCTACTGCTTAAAAATCAAAAAGCCCAGAGTTCCGGGCTTATGTATCATGCTGGGGTGCAAGGACTCGAACCTCGGAATGGATGGACCAAAACCATCTGCCTTACCACTTGGCTACACCCCAGTTATAAAAGAACAAAATCCAGAATTTCTACTTTACCGAATCAATGAAACGGCACCGAAAAATCGCCGCATCACCTAAGCGTTCGCGCAACGTTTCAAACTCCGGCACAGTATCAAAAAGCCCGTACAACGTTGAGCCGCTTCCGGACATACGAGCCACTTTTGCGCCTAAATCAACCAAAACGCCTTGAGCAGTGCGTATCCACGGATACTCGCGAAACACTAAATATTCAAAATCATTATCAAAAAACAGGCCTTTTTCCAAAGGCGCGGAAAGTATAGCCGATTCGATCCTTTTTGTCAAGTTAAATCTTTCATTTTCAGTATCTACCGTAGAAGGCATTGCGGTTCTAAAATTTTGATACGCCCATGGGGTCGAAACATGTACGTTCGGATAAACAACTACCACATGTTCCGTCAACGGCCAGCGAAAATATGATAATACCTCACCGCGCCCTTGTCCTTTTGCAGTGGCGCCGTGGCCAAGATAAAATCCAACAAAAAACGGAACATCTGAACCCAAAGACGCACCAAGATGCATTAATTCCTCATCTGT
This region of bacterium genomic DNA includes:
- a CDS encoding 50S ribosomal protein L25, whose amino-acid sequence is MQETTLTAERRPAGKHSAKHARKQGKVPGVFYGYGQENVSIQLDAMSLAKFLMTEHTLATITIDGKEHRVIVRDFDKDPVTGRLVHVDVMAVRMDRPIDVYVPIVFIGSPIGVRTKGGIFQHDMTEFHIKCLPNDIPAHLEVKIDDLDLNHAVHIRDLNYPNITILNPASESVCTVVIPKALESVLAEAQAAPTEPEVIAKGKEVAGEGEKAPEKK
- a CDS encoding ribose-phosphate pyrophosphokinase; this encodes MKYDIMLVSGRANRVFAEGIAKRLNIYLGKVEIVNFSDGEIFVKYDENVRGKDLFIVQPTFPNSDNLMELLIMIDAAKRSSAARITAVIPYFGYARQDRKDQPRVPITAKLVANLLTTAGVDRILTMDLHSAQIQGFFDIPMDHLYSSAVLTEYWRGILKKDAVIVSPDMGGVKLARAYAKRLELDFSIIDKRRPKANSVEIMNIIGHVEGRDVLLIDDMIDTAGTLTQAASALKEHGAQDIYAACTHPILSGNAIEKIMRSPIKKVVATDTIPMRASCEKIEILSVTHVFAEAISRIHKAESISVLFN
- the ispE gene encoding 4-(cytidine 5'-diphospho)-2-C-methyl-D-erythritol kinase; the protein is MSVNEVQLNAYAKINLGLRIHEKRDDGYHNIETVFKIISLHDRVAIRLNDRGGARLTCGLAGVPTDESNIMMKAVRSLEKKSGRPIHTDIHLEKHIPMGAGLGGGSSDAAAVLVALSRLLGLSLTDEELMHLGASLGSDVPFFVGFYLGHGATAKGQGRGEVLSYFRWPLTEHVVVVYPNVHVSTPWAYQNFRTAMPSTVDTENERFNLTKRIESAILSAPLEKGLFFDNDFEYLVFREYPWIRTAQGVLVDLGAKVARMSGSGSTLYGLFDTVPEFETLRERLGDAAIFRCRFIDSVK